A genomic segment from uncultured Alistipes sp. encodes:
- the glpB gene encoding glycerol-3-phosphate dehydrogenase subunit GlpB, whose product MRFDTVIIGGGLAGMTCGIRLAEAGQRCAIVSQGQSAIHFSSGSFDLLGSLPDGTPVTDPVAGIAELEKIAPSHPYSVIGAERCARYAAEAAALLRGAGIRVAGDSRRNHFRITPMGKARATWLTIDGYLTTDEAARLPFRTVCIVNVEGFLDFYPEFIAEEFRKLGIECRFGSFNHPDLERIRKNPSEMRSANIARVFDREANLEALAEELRRLAPTCDALILPALIGLVRNDSLEFLRSRAGHPIYLLPTLPPSIPGIRAQQALQRRFQALGGEYFLGDSVVSAETEGSRVERIFTANHGNIPFEAAHFVLATGSFFSKGLQATPDRIVEPVFGADTEYVANRAEWYTLRFFDRQAYQAFGVKTDSSLRVLKEGKVLENLYCAGAGLAGFHPVQEGCGAGISMLSALHVAENISRFENGELKIEN is encoded by the coding sequence ATGAGATTCGATACAGTCATCATCGGAGGCGGACTGGCCGGCATGACGTGCGGCATCCGCCTGGCGGAAGCGGGACAGCGCTGCGCGATTGTCTCGCAGGGTCAGAGTGCGATCCACTTCTCGTCGGGGTCGTTCGATCTGTTGGGGAGCCTGCCCGACGGCACTCCCGTCACGGACCCGGTGGCGGGGATCGCCGAACTGGAGAAGATCGCCCCGTCGCACCCCTACTCCGTGATCGGGGCGGAGCGCTGCGCGCGTTATGCGGCGGAGGCCGCGGCGCTGCTGCGCGGGGCCGGGATCCGGGTTGCGGGCGACAGCCGCCGCAACCACTTCCGGATTACGCCCATGGGCAAGGCCAGGGCCACGTGGCTGACCATCGACGGCTATCTGACGACCGACGAAGCGGCCCGGCTTCCCTTCAGGACGGTGTGCATCGTCAACGTGGAGGGATTTCTGGATTTCTACCCGGAGTTCATCGCCGAGGAGTTCCGCAAACTCGGCATCGAGTGCCGTTTCGGGAGCTTCAACCATCCGGATCTGGAGCGGATCCGCAAGAACCCGAGCGAGATGCGTTCGGCGAACATTGCCCGGGTCTTCGACCGGGAGGCCAATCTGGAGGCCCTGGCCGAGGAGTTGCGGCGACTGGCTCCGACGTGCGATGCGCTGATCCTTCCGGCGTTGATCGGCCTTGTGCGCAACGATTCGCTGGAGTTCCTGCGCTCGCGGGCCGGGCATCCGATCTACCTGCTGCCGACCCTTCCGCCGTCGATTCCGGGCATCCGGGCCCAGCAGGCCCTGCAGCGCCGTTTCCAGGCGCTGGGCGGCGAATATTTCCTGGGCGACAGCGTCGTGTCGGCCGAGACGGAGGGCTCCCGCGTGGAGCGTATCTTCACGGCCAACCACGGCAATATTCCCTTCGAGGCCGCGCATTTCGTGCTGGCGACGGGCAGTTTCTTCAGCAAGGGGCTGCAGGCGACTCCCGACCGGATCGTGGAGCCCGTCTTCGGGGCCGATACGGAGTATGTGGCCAATCGCGCGGAGTGGTACACGCTGCGTTTCTTCGACCGGCAGGCCTACCAGGCCTTCGGCGTGAAGACCGACTCCTCGCTGCGAGTTTTGAAGGAGGGGAAAGTGCTCGAAAACCTGTATTGTGCGGGAGCGGGGCTTGCAGGCTTCCATCCGGTGCAGGAGGGTTGCGGTGCGGGCATCTCGATGCTTTCGGCCCTCCACGTGGCGGAAAACATTTCGAGATTTGAGAATGGAGAATTGAAGATTGAAAATTAG
- the glpC gene encoding anaerobic glycerol-3-phosphate dehydrogenase subunit GlpC produces the protein MNIQQNSVSENNFEQCIKCTICTVYCPVAAANPDYPGPKQAGPDGERLRLKQPDFFDNALKYCMNCKRCEVACPSNVRIGDIIQAARIKYGPQHNMSLRNFVLANTDLVGTLATPFAPIVNTAVKLKPVRFMMDKVMAIDHRRVFPKYAYGTFTSWYRKHAAAAQEAFPKQVAYFHGCYVNYNNPQLGKDLLRIMNALGYGVQLLDKEKCCGVALISNGLYKQARRQAATNLQSIRTSVKGRDLDLITTSSTCTFTLRDEYPHLLGLENGDVRDRIELATRYLYRLIQSGKARLKFKETAPLRVAYHTPCHMEKMGWSYYSIELLRMIPGVEVTVLDSQCCGIGGTYGFKKENYGVSQAIGAPLFRQIEESGADIVATDCETCKWQIEMSTSKPCEHPLHILASRLA, from the coding sequence ATGAATATCCAGCAGAACAGCGTCAGCGAGAATAATTTCGAGCAGTGCATCAAATGTACGATCTGCACGGTGTACTGCCCGGTGGCTGCGGCGAATCCGGACTACCCGGGTCCGAAACAGGCGGGTCCGGACGGTGAGCGTCTGCGGCTCAAACAGCCCGATTTCTTCGACAACGCCCTGAAATACTGCATGAACTGCAAACGTTGCGAGGTGGCGTGCCCGTCGAACGTGCGTATCGGCGACATCATCCAGGCGGCGCGCATCAAGTACGGGCCGCAGCACAATATGTCGCTGCGGAACTTCGTGCTGGCCAATACGGACCTCGTGGGGACGCTGGCCACGCCCTTTGCGCCGATCGTCAATACGGCCGTGAAGCTGAAACCCGTCCGCTTCATGATGGACAAGGTGATGGCGATCGATCACCGTCGCGTTTTCCCGAAGTATGCGTACGGGACCTTCACGTCGTGGTACCGCAAGCACGCTGCGGCGGCACAGGAGGCCTTCCCGAAGCAGGTGGCCTACTTCCACGGCTGCTACGTGAACTACAACAACCCGCAGCTGGGCAAGGACCTGCTGCGGATCATGAACGCCCTGGGCTACGGTGTGCAACTGCTCGACAAGGAGAAGTGCTGCGGCGTGGCGCTGATCTCGAACGGGCTCTACAAGCAGGCGCGGCGTCAGGCCGCGACGAACCTGCAGTCGATCCGCACGTCGGTGAAGGGCCGCGACCTGGACCTGATCACCACCTCGTCGACCTGCACCTTCACGCTGCGCGACGAGTATCCCCACCTGCTCGGACTGGAAAACGGCGACGTGCGCGACCGCATCGAGCTGGCCACGCGCTACCTCTACCGGTTGATCCAGTCGGGCAAGGCCCGGTTGAAGTTCAAGGAGACTGCCCCGCTGCGCGTGGCCTACCACACGCCGTGCCACATGGAGAAGATGGGCTGGAGCTACTATTCGATCGAGCTGCTGCGGATGATTCCGGGCGTGGAGGTCACGGTGCTCGATTCGCAGTGCTGCGGCATCGGGGGGACCTACGGATTCAAGAAGGAGAACTACGGGGTCTCGCAGGCTATCGGAGCTCCGCTGTTCCGCCAGATCGAGGAGTCGGGGGCCGACATCGTGGCCACGGACTGCGAGACCTGCAAATGGCAGATCGAGATGTCGACCTCGAAGCCCTGCGAACACCCGCTGCACATCTTGGCTTCGCGACTGGCGTAG
- a CDS encoding helix-turn-helix transcriptional regulator: MNVQIFDIMPVSWRLYSQIVIFCLLLAMGVYFVANRGKRRLHRLLGGVLLFWSLLHLKDMLLIDNAMPDRYLERLCICIDILAVPTCAFLLFELTAPGWFAWRRALRHELPFLGVLALFAFYPSDVVFHLDILGALAYSLWVITQLFHTIPAYNRTLRENFSNTENLDLEWLWKLLVFFILFLSVWAYSALQVSIPADIIYNVASGFLWVVICYNIHRQQPLVLSDAPASQASDPQPEPVRPEFAAELERLFDERKIWLNPRLTIGEVAQRLGSNRTYLSDYLNHTLGTSFYEYVNDYRIRAVAERLGDPECQLTIEAIAESCGFNSLSTFRRFFIRRYGCTPTRYRIDRGCGKSTVPTA; this comes from the coding sequence ATGAACGTCCAGATATTCGACATAATGCCCGTCTCGTGGCGTCTTTATTCGCAAATCGTAATTTTCTGTCTTCTGCTGGCGATGGGCGTCTACTTCGTGGCCAACCGAGGGAAACGGCGGCTGCATCGGCTTCTGGGCGGAGTTCTGCTTTTCTGGTCCCTGCTCCACCTGAAAGACATGCTGCTGATCGATAACGCCATGCCCGACCGTTATCTCGAACGCCTTTGCATCTGCATCGATATTCTGGCCGTCCCGACCTGCGCCTTCCTGCTCTTCGAACTGACCGCGCCGGGGTGGTTTGCCTGGCGCCGGGCGCTGCGTCACGAACTGCCGTTTCTCGGCGTGCTGGCGTTGTTCGCATTCTACCCTTCGGATGTCGTCTTCCACCTCGACATCCTCGGCGCCCTCGCCTACTCCCTGTGGGTGATCACGCAGCTCTTCCACACCATCCCGGCCTACAACCGCACGCTGCGGGAGAACTTCTCGAATACGGAGAATCTCGATCTGGAGTGGCTCTGGAAACTGCTTGTCTTCTTCATTCTTTTTCTCTCGGTCTGGGCCTACTCGGCCCTCCAGGTCTCGATTCCGGCCGACATCATCTACAATGTCGCCTCGGGCTTTTTGTGGGTTGTGATCTGCTACAACATCCACAGGCAGCAGCCCCTCGTATTGTCCGATGCCCCCGCATCACAGGCCTCGGACCCGCAGCCCGAACCGGTGCGTCCGGAGTTCGCCGCGGAGCTCGAACGTCTCTTCGACGAGCGGAAAATCTGGCTCAATCCCCGTCTGACCATCGGGGAAGTGGCGCAGCGCCTCGGCTCGAACCGCACCTACCTGTCGGATTACCTCAACCATACGCTGGGCACGAGTTTCTACGAATATGTCAACGACTACCGGATCCGAGCCGTTGCAGAACGCCTCGGCGATCCGGAGTGCCAGCTGACCATCGAGGCCATTGCGGAGAGCTGCGGATTCAACTCGCTGTCGACCTTCCGTCGCTTCTTTATCCGCCGTTACGGCTGCACGCCCACGCGCTATCGGATTGACCGGGGATGCGGGAAATCCACCGTTCCGACCGCCTGA
- a CDS encoding flavodoxin yields MYKLVLAGVSALFMAAAACAQPNQTMNSTQPNPRILVACFSATGTTARIAEKVAAATGGTLYAITPAEPYTAADLDWTDKRSRSSREMNDPKARPEIGGEKIDMTRYEVIFVGYPIWWDLAPRIVETFLDRYDLGGKTVIPFATSGGSGISNSAAALKKAYPQAAWRPGRLLNRAGDAEVRAWVEQVLKVEN; encoded by the coding sequence ATGTATAAACTCGTTCTGGCAGGCGTGTCGGCCCTCTTCATGGCAGCCGCAGCCTGCGCACAACCCAATCAGACCATGAACAGCACACAACCGAATCCCAGGATCCTCGTCGCCTGTTTTTCGGCAACCGGCACGACCGCCCGCATCGCCGAAAAGGTGGCCGCCGCTACGGGTGGGACACTTTACGCCATCACCCCGGCCGAACCCTACACGGCGGCCGACCTCGACTGGACCGACAAACGCTCGCGCAGCTCGCGGGAGATGAACGACCCGAAGGCCCGGCCCGAGATCGGCGGGGAGAAAATCGACATGACCCGTTATGAGGTGATTTTCGTCGGGTATCCCATCTGGTGGGACCTCGCTCCGCGCATCGTCGAGACCTTCCTCGACCGTTACGACCTGGGCGGGAAGACCGTCATTCCCTTTGCCACGTCGGGCGGCAGCGGAATCTCGAACAGCGCCGCAGCCTTGAAAAAGGCCTATCCCCAGGCTGCGTGGCGGCCGGGACGGCTGTTGAACCGGGCGGGCGATGCCGAGGTCCGCGCCTGGGTCGAACAGGTCCTGAAAGTGGAAAATTGA
- the glpA gene encoding anaerobic glycerol-3-phosphate dehydrogenase subunit A — MNNAYDVIIIGGGATGAGMARDCSLRGIRALLLERSDISTGATGRNHGLLHSGARYAVTDRESAEECIRENMILRKIASHCVEETDGLFISLPEDGLEYQSVFVEACRRAGIRADVIDPKEALRLEPSANPTLIGAVRVPDGAVDPFRLTASNILDARTHGAEIRTYTEVVELLREQDRIVGVRAYDHRNRCELKFYAQVVVNAGGIWGHGIAAKVGITVNMLPAKGALLIFGHRVNNLVLNRCRKPADADILVPGDTISLIGTTSSKVPYEEIDRMIITPDEVDLLLREGEKLAPSLATTRILRAYAGVRPLVASDDDPSGRTVSRGIVLLDHATRDGMEGFITITGGKLMTYRLMAEWATDLVCRKIGNPERCRTAEIPLPGSTEDRREVERKIRNKPIAQRRSSISRHGDQAVKIDSRTSIQNSLVCECEEVSIGEVEYALENLAVNNLVDLRRRTRVGMGTCQGELCACRAAGLMGRRDPVCARKAKADLVSFLNERWKGMAPIAWGDTLRESEYMTWVYESVCGLSDEAKTASE, encoded by the coding sequence ATGAACAATGCGTATGATGTCATCATCATCGGCGGCGGAGCGACCGGAGCCGGCATGGCCCGTGACTGCTCGCTGCGTGGAATCCGGGCGCTGCTGCTCGAACGCTCCGATATCTCCACCGGGGCGACGGGCCGCAACCACGGCCTGCTCCACAGCGGAGCCCGTTACGCCGTGACGGACCGCGAATCGGCCGAAGAGTGCATCCGTGAAAACATGATCCTGCGGAAAATTGCCTCCCATTGTGTCGAGGAGACCGACGGGCTGTTTATTTCGCTCCCGGAAGACGGGTTGGAGTACCAGTCCGTTTTCGTGGAAGCCTGCCGCCGGGCGGGGATTCGCGCCGACGTGATCGACCCCAAGGAGGCCCTGCGGCTGGAACCGTCGGCCAATCCGACGCTGATCGGCGCCGTGCGGGTTCCGGACGGCGCCGTGGACCCCTTCCGACTTACGGCGTCGAACATCCTCGATGCCCGGACCCACGGCGCCGAGATCCGCACCTATACCGAAGTCGTGGAGCTGCTCCGCGAACAGGACCGCATTGTCGGCGTCAGGGCCTACGACCACCGGAACCGTTGCGAACTGAAGTTTTATGCGCAGGTGGTCGTCAATGCGGGCGGCATCTGGGGCCACGGCATCGCCGCAAAGGTCGGCATCACGGTCAACATGCTCCCGGCCAAGGGCGCGCTGCTGATCTTCGGCCACCGGGTGAACAACCTCGTGCTGAACCGCTGCCGCAAGCCTGCCGATGCCGACATCCTGGTGCCGGGCGACACGATCTCGCTCATCGGTACCACGTCGAGCAAGGTCCCCTACGAGGAGATCGACCGCATGATCATCACGCCCGACGAAGTGGACCTGCTGCTGCGCGAGGGCGAGAAGCTGGCGCCGTCGCTGGCCACGACGCGCATCCTGCGGGCCTACGCCGGGGTGCGGCCGCTGGTGGCTTCGGACGACGACCCGAGCGGCCGTACGGTGAGCCGCGGCATCGTGCTGCTGGACCACGCCACACGCGACGGCATGGAGGGATTCATCACCATCACGGGTGGCAAGCTGATGACCTACCGCCTGATGGCCGAGTGGGCCACGGACCTCGTCTGCCGGAAGATCGGTAACCCGGAGCGGTGCCGCACGGCGGAGATTCCCCTGCCGGGTTCGACGGAGGACCGCCGGGAGGTCGAGAGGAAGATCCGCAACAAACCCATCGCCCAGCGCCGTTCGTCGATCTCGCGGCACGGCGACCAGGCGGTGAAGATCGACAGCCGGACGTCGATCCAGAACAGTCTGGTGTGCGAATGCGAGGAGGTCTCGATCGGTGAGGTGGAATACGCGCTGGAGAACCTTGCGGTGAACAACCTGGTGGACCTGCGGCGCCGCACGCGCGTCGGGATGGGCACCTGTCAGGGCGAGTTGTGCGCCTGCCGGGCCGCGGGGCTCATGGGCCGCAGGGACCCGGTCTGTGCGCGGAAGGCGAAGGCCGATCTGGTGTCGTTCCTGAACGAGCGCTGGAAGGGCATGGCCCCGATTGCCTGGGGCGACACGCTGCGTGAAAGCGAGTACATGACGTGGGTTTACGAGAGCGTGTGCGGATTGTCGGACGAAGCAAAAACAGCATCGGAATGA
- a CDS encoding ParA family protein, which yields MKTSDQQTSGSRNISICNQKGGVGKSALTTLLASYLHYICKRKVLVVDCDYPQWSIYTQRTRELEIKFIGSYFEIRNI from the coding sequence ATGAAAACATCCGATCAACAAACATCCGGTTCCCGGAACATCTCCATCTGCAATCAGAAGGGAGGTGTCGGCAAGTCGGCTCTTACGACGCTTCTCGCCAGCTATCTGCACTACATCTGCAAACGCAAGGTGCTGGTTGTCGACTGTGACTATCCTCAATGGTCGATCTACACGCAACGCACCCGCGAGTTGGAGATCAAATTTATTGGTTCTTATTTTGAGATAAGAAATATATAA
- a CDS encoding WG repeat-containing protein, whose protein sequence is MKRIFLYLIVGGLLSSCSIMGPAFTGLLSGPTSGSVSDGLAAPVGVPGQAGRRYTPAEDPATGLYGYINDLGMWVIPPRFESVQSFGSNGMARVRLGGRYGVIDPSGQFVIPAVFSSSGDAAEAMQSITKGRMTGLELWAQEDPATGLYGYLDHYGRWAITPRFRSASDFNRNLAVVQVSDGRWGAIDLRGTMVIQPRFNSSGDARSAVQRLNR, encoded by the coding sequence ATGAAACGAATTTTTCTGTATCTGATTGTCGGCGGTCTGCTGAGCTCCTGTTCGATCATGGGCCCGGCCTTCACGGGACTGCTGTCGGGTCCGACATCGGGTTCGGTATCGGATGGGCTGGCCGCTCCGGTTGGGGTGCCCGGCCAGGCGGGGCGCCGTTATACACCGGCCGAGGATCCTGCAACGGGTCTTTACGGCTATATCAACGATCTGGGGATGTGGGTTATCCCGCCTCGTTTCGAGAGTGTGCAGTCGTTCGGTAGCAACGGCATGGCCCGGGTACGGCTTGGGGGTCGTTACGGAGTGATCGATCCTTCGGGGCAGTTTGTCATACCGGCCGTTTTTTCGAGTTCGGGCGACGCGGCGGAGGCCATGCAGTCGATTACCAAAGGCCGTATGACGGGGCTTGAACTTTGGGCGCAGGAGGATCCGGCGACGGGACTGTACGGTTATCTGGATCATTACGGGCGCTGGGCCATTACGCCCCGATTCCGGAGTGCTTCGGATTTCAACCGGAATCTGGCGGTGGTGCAGGTTTCGGACGGCCGTTGGGGCGCGATCGACCTCCGGGGGACGATGGTCATACAGCCCCGGTTCAACAGTTCGGGCGATGCCCGCAGTGCGGTACAGCGTCTGAACCGGTAA
- the mobB gene encoding conjugal transfer protein MobB — MLDPFDATGHMSHERCMASFEPFLQANRRTTNTVFHVSLNPSPEDRLTDEHLGEIAREYMERMGYGEQSYIVFKHRDIAREHLHIVSLRIDREGRKLPHDFEARRSVEITRDLEQKYGLHPSIKGQELQDREELRKVDYQKGDVKQQVSSTVRSCLRHYRCASFGEWRTLLETFNVSVEERTGTIDGRDYAGMIYGALTDDGHGIGTPFKSSRIGKDVGYEALQRYYERSKTALKEPGALDGLREKVVDEMARCSSRAEFCERLHDKGVDAVFRLNAAGRIYGVTFIDHKQGIAANGSLLGRSFSANAFEQQFHTETMSMGVSRSTSKQPQSSSKELYQSDQLIHPLDAILELADVQTYEEQQQQIRKKKKRSMNRH, encoded by the coding sequence ATGCTTGATCCGTTCGATGCCACGGGCCACATGAGCCACGAACGGTGTATGGCCAGCTTCGAACCCTTCCTGCAGGCCAACCGGCGAACGACCAACACGGTTTTCCACGTTTCGCTGAACCCCTCGCCCGAAGACCGTCTGACCGATGAGCACCTGGGCGAGATCGCCCGTGAATATATGGAGCGGATGGGTTACGGCGAGCAGTCCTACATCGTATTCAAGCACCGGGATATTGCGCGCGAGCACCTGCATATCGTGTCGCTTCGTATCGACAGAGAGGGGCGGAAACTGCCTCATGACTTCGAGGCCCGACGTTCCGTAGAGATTACGCGGGACCTCGAGCAAAAATACGGGCTACACCCGAGCATCAAAGGCCAGGAGCTGCAGGATCGGGAGGAATTGCGCAAGGTGGATTATCAGAAGGGCGATGTCAAGCAGCAGGTCTCCTCCACCGTAAGGTCGTGCCTGCGGCATTACCGCTGCGCCTCCTTCGGAGAGTGGCGGACGCTGCTCGAAACCTTCAATGTCTCGGTCGAGGAGCGAACCGGAACCATCGACGGACGCGATTATGCCGGGATGATTTACGGGGCGCTGACCGACGATGGTCATGGCATCGGAACGCCGTTCAAGTCGAGCCGCATCGGGAAGGATGTCGGATATGAGGCCCTGCAACGCTACTATGAGCGTTCGAAAACGGCCTTGAAGGAGCCCGGAGCTCTTGACGGATTGCGGGAAAAGGTTGTTGATGAAATGGCGCGGTGTTCAAGCCGGGCGGAGTTCTGCGAGCGGCTGCACGACAAGGGTGTTGATGCGGTATTCCGCCTCAATGCTGCGGGACGAATCTACGGCGTAACCTTTATCGACCACAAGCAGGGAATCGCAGCCAACGGATCCCTGCTGGGCCGTAGTTTCTCGGCCAATGCCTTCGAGCAGCAGTTCCATACCGAAACGATGAGTATGGGTGTTTCTCGGAGTACCTCTAAACAACCACAATCTTCCTCAAAAGAACTATATCAGTCGGATCAGTTGATCCATCCGTTGGACGCGATTCTGGAATTGGCAGATGTGCAAACCTACGAAGAGCAACAACAGCAGATTCGGAAAAAGAAGAAAAGGTCCATGAATCGGCACTGA
- a CDS encoding mobilization protein, with product MMKTQKPTGRPTATAPRIHRYNFKLTTAENIRFKEMLAAAGLEHNRSRFIVKRLFAERFEVIRRDPSKVEFLARLNDLYFQFQRVGNNYNQVVRTINSHFSNVSIPRQIAALEQHTRELKALSVEILNLTKQAAGWLRI from the coding sequence ATGATGAAGACTCAAAAGCCAACCGGTCGGCCAACGGCTACCGCTCCCAGAATCCATCGTTACAATTTCAAGTTGACAACAGCGGAGAATATTCGGTTTAAGGAAATGCTTGCTGCCGCCGGATTGGAGCACAACCGCAGCCGGTTTATCGTCAAACGACTCTTTGCCGAGCGCTTCGAAGTCATCCGTCGCGATCCTTCAAAGGTCGAGTTTCTGGCACGTCTCAACGACCTTTACTTCCAGTTTCAGCGCGTTGGGAACAACTACAATCAGGTGGTCCGGACCATCAACAGCCACTTCTCCAACGTCTCGATTCCGCGCCAGATCGCTGCATTGGAACAGCATACCCGCGAGTTGAAAGCATTGAGTGTCGAGATTCTGAATCTTACCAAACAGGCCGCAGGATGGTTGCGAATATAA
- a CDS encoding carboxymuconolactone decarboxylase family protein — protein MKSILLFSLFGILTLNVMAQEKIVQTAGRDQLGEFAPKFAELNDDVLFGEVWSRTDKLGLRDRSLVTITSLISQGITDNSLVFHLQSARKNGITRTEIAEIITHIGFYAGWPKAWAAFRLAKEVWVEDTPGEDARAAFQREMIFPIGEPNTAYAQYFTGQSYLAPISREQVNVSNVTFEPRCRNNWHIHRASSGGGQMLIGVAGRGWYQEEGKPAVEILPGTVIHIPAGVKHWHGAAADSWFAHLAFEIPGENTSNEWLEPVTDEAYDQLSK, from the coding sequence ATGAAAAGCATCCTTTTATTTTCATTATTCGGCATTTTAACACTCAATGTTATGGCACAGGAAAAAATCGTACAGACAGCCGGGCGCGACCAGTTGGGCGAATTCGCCCCGAAATTCGCGGAGTTGAACGACGACGTTCTCTTCGGCGAGGTATGGAGCCGCACCGACAAGCTCGGTCTTCGTGACCGAAGCTTGGTAACGATTACCTCTCTTATCAGTCAAGGTATCACAGACAACTCGCTCGTATTCCACCTCCAGTCGGCCCGCAAAAACGGAATCACCCGCACCGAGATCGCCGAAATCATTACCCATATCGGTTTCTATGCCGGGTGGCCCAAGGCTTGGGCGGCGTTCCGTCTGGCCAAGGAGGTATGGGTCGAAGACACCCCCGGCGAGGATGCCCGGGCTGCCTTCCAGCGCGAAATGATCTTCCCCATCGGCGAGCCCAACACCGCCTATGCGCAATATTTCACCGGGCAAAGCTACCTCGCGCCGATCTCCCGCGAACAGGTGAACGTCTCCAACGTGACGTTCGAACCCCGCTGCCGCAACAACTGGCACATCCACCGCGCCTCCAGCGGCGGCGGACAGATGCTTATCGGCGTGGCCGGGCGCGGCTGGTATCAGGAGGAGGGGAAACCCGCCGTGGAAATCCTCCCCGGAACGGTGATCCACATCCCGGCGGGCGTCAAGCACTGGCACGGTGCCGCCGCCGACTCCTGGTTCGCACACCTCGCCTTCGAAATCCCCGGAGAGAACACCTCCAACGAGTGGCTCGAACCCGTCACCGACGAAGCCTACGACCAACTCTCAAAATAA
- a CDS encoding flavin reductase produces the protein MEKVNLGNLPALYPKPLTVVGAEVEGRVNWLVVGHTGIIGHDRILVSMSKSHHTNQGIKDSKKLSINLVSREMLPKADYVGSVSGASVDKSKVFEYHWGENGTPVIDISPLTMECDVVEIYETEGFDNFICSIANTYAAPDVLDSNGKLDYTKLKPVLFEFPTYSYIATGEIIGKCLNLDKQPGMCAKEPMTADGIVRLSKVEVYPQYLDEYMEYATEVGEVSLRTEPGVLTMYAVSEKENPCKVTILETYASREAYEKHIASEHFQRYKQGTLHMVKSLVLSDQTPLNPANKINNFIQ, from the coding sequence ATGGAAAAAGTGAATCTCGGAAACCTTCCGGCTCTCTACCCGAAACCGCTGACAGTGGTCGGTGCGGAGGTCGAAGGGAGGGTCAATTGGCTCGTGGTAGGGCATACGGGAATCATCGGTCACGACCGGATTCTCGTGAGCATGAGCAAAAGCCACCATACCAATCAGGGGATAAAAGATTCCAAAAAACTATCCATCAACCTCGTCAGCCGCGAAATGTTGCCCAAAGCCGACTATGTGGGCAGCGTGAGCGGCGCGTCGGTCGATAAATCGAAAGTATTCGAATATCATTGGGGAGAGAACGGCACACCCGTAATCGATATTTCGCCGCTGACGATGGAGTGTGACGTGGTGGAGATCTACGAGACCGAAGGCTTCGACAACTTCATCTGCTCGATTGCCAATACCTATGCCGCTCCCGATGTGCTCGACAGCAACGGCAAACTCGACTATACGAAGCTGAAACCCGTGCTGTTCGAGTTCCCGACCTATTCCTATATCGCCACCGGAGAGATTATCGGCAAATGCCTGAACTTGGACAAGCAGCCGGGAATGTGCGCCAAGGAGCCGATGACCGCCGACGGTATCGTGCGGCTGTCGAAAGTAGAGGTTTACCCGCAGTACCTCGACGAGTATATGGAATACGCGACCGAGGTGGGCGAAGTCTCCCTGCGTACCGAACCGGGCGTGTTGACGATGTACGCCGTCAGCGAAAAGGAGAATCCCTGCAAGGTAACAATTCTTGAAACATACGCAAGCCGTGAAGCTTACGAGAAGCACATCGCCTCGGAGCATTTCCAGAGATACAAGCAGGGAACGCTGCACATGGTCAAATCGCTGGTATTGTCGGACCAGACGCCGCTCAATCCTGCCAACAAAATCAATAATTTCATACAGTAA